A stretch of the Actinoalloteichus fjordicus genome encodes the following:
- a CDS encoding Stk1 family PASTA domain-containing Ser/Thr kinase, producing the protein MNRREAHVIGTTLEGRYRIDSVVATGGMSVVYRGVDLRLDRPVAVKVMDHRFSGDVSFVRRFELEARSAARLHHPSVVTVHDQGVDRSPSGAQVFLVMELVDGGTLRDLLRERGTLPPDVALSVLEPVLSALESAHRNGIVHRDIKPENILISRDGVVKVADFGLVRALADAKTTSDSIILGTVDYLAPEQVTTGETDARGDVYAAGVVLYELLTGVPPFAGDTPFSTAYRHVNDRVPAPSEQAAGLPAALDELVLRATRREQDERPADAGVLLRELRETRTALGLGAVAVPGVTPAAGTGTGTGTSGTAVWQAPAAETPPSDEAAAHGVGGIGPADSPADLDAPTIRTVLPPRGPAGGPAGPAAAPGAGAGPNPRATRAFNRADLPPGPQETPDAVHAANMGGLGGERGDRGRRGRRGRPGRDGSAKGSGLFGLTSKRMIALVVVLVLGLLLWWWNSAQWTSVPALAGLDSARAESALREADLEVRLDPTPHDEIESGEVIESVPGEGRRLRRGAEVRLRVSTGQPIVPEIAAGSTQDEAFAQLEEAGLEPVVDEELAEFHAEVEEGAVIRVDPEAGTALPIDSEVTVILSKGPPPVPVPDVAGMARDDAFNTLREQGFEPVELEAEFSEDLDGGQVIRTDPAAETMIDQPGTQVGVVLSNAVSAPYVTGSTLREAREAIAALNLEIEVNQFFGGENARVIGQFPNHGARLAPGDTITVNTL; encoded by the coding sequence GTGAACCGACGGGAGGCGCACGTCATCGGCACGACGCTTGAGGGCAGGTACCGGATCGACTCGGTGGTGGCCACTGGCGGGATGTCGGTCGTGTATCGGGGTGTGGACCTTCGGCTGGATCGACCGGTCGCCGTCAAGGTCATGGATCATCGCTTCTCCGGGGACGTGAGCTTCGTCCGGCGTTTCGAGCTGGAGGCCCGGTCGGCGGCCCGCCTACACCACCCGTCCGTGGTGACGGTGCACGATCAGGGCGTCGACCGCTCCCCGTCCGGTGCTCAGGTCTTCCTGGTGATGGAACTCGTCGACGGCGGCACCCTCCGCGACCTGCTGCGCGAGCGGGGGACGCTGCCGCCGGACGTGGCACTGAGCGTGCTCGAGCCGGTGCTCTCGGCACTGGAGTCGGCGCACCGCAACGGCATCGTCCACCGGGACATCAAGCCGGAGAACATCCTGATCAGCCGGGACGGCGTCGTGAAGGTCGCCGACTTCGGGCTGGTCCGCGCCCTGGCCGATGCCAAGACCACCAGCGACAGCATCATCCTCGGCACGGTGGACTACCTCGCCCCGGAGCAGGTCACCACCGGCGAGACCGATGCCAGAGGCGACGTCTACGCGGCGGGCGTGGTGCTCTACGAGCTGCTCACCGGCGTGCCGCCCTTCGCCGGGGACACCCCCTTCTCGACGGCCTACCGTCACGTCAACGATCGCGTTCCGGCACCGAGCGAGCAGGCCGCCGGGCTGCCCGCCGCGCTGGACGAGCTGGTGCTGCGGGCGACCCGTCGGGAGCAGGACGAACGACCCGCCGACGCGGGCGTGCTGTTGCGCGAGCTGCGGGAGACGCGGACCGCGCTGGGACTCGGGGCCGTCGCGGTGCCCGGCGTGACTCCGGCCGCAGGCACCGGCACCGGCACCGGCACTTCGGGCACGGCCGTCTGGCAGGCTCCCGCCGCCGAGACTCCGCCGTCGGACGAGGCCGCCGCGCACGGTGTCGGGGGAATCGGTCCGGCGGATTCGCCCGCCGACCTGGACGCTCCGACCATCCGCACCGTGCTGCCGCCGAGGGGACCGGCAGGCGGGCCTGCCGGACCGGCGGCCGCTCCGGGCGCGGGCGCAGGCCCGAATCCCCGGGCGACCAGGGCCTTCAATCGAGCCGACCTGCCACCGGGACCACAAGAGACCCCGGATGCCGTGCACGCCGCGAACATGGGCGGTCTCGGCGGCGAACGCGGCGATCGGGGTAGACGGGGACGACGCGGACGACCGGGCAGGGACGGGTCCGCCAAGGGCAGCGGGCTGTTCGGACTGACCTCGAAGCGGATGATCGCGCTGGTCGTCGTGCTCGTCCTCGGACTGCTGCTCTGGTGGTGGAACAGCGCCCAGTGGACCTCGGTGCCCGCGCTGGCGGGCCTGGACTCCGCGCGCGCCGAGTCGGCGCTTCGGGAGGCCGATCTGGAGGTCAGGCTCGATCCGACGCCGCACGACGAGATCGAGTCCGGTGAGGTCATCGAGTCCGTGCCGGGTGAGGGCAGGCGACTTCGGCGGGGTGCCGAGGTCCGGCTGCGCGTCTCCACCGGGCAGCCGATCGTGCCCGAGATCGCGGCGGGCAGCACCCAGGACGAGGCCTTCGCGCAGCTCGAGGAGGCCGGACTCGAACCGGTCGTCGATGAGGAGCTTGCCGAGTTCCACGCCGAGGTCGAGGAGGGAGCGGTGATCCGGGTCGATCCCGAGGCAGGCACCGCCCTGCCCATCGACAGCGAGGTGACGGTGATCCTCAGCAAGGGCCCGCCGCCGGTTCCGGTGCCCGACGTCGCGGGCATGGCGCGAGACGACGCCTTCAACACCCTCCGCGAACAGGGCTTCGAACCGGTCGAGCTGGAGGCGGAGTTCTCCGAGGACCTCGACGGCGGCCAGGTGATCCGCACCGATCCCGCCGCCGAGACCATGATCGATCAGCCGGGCACGCAGGTCGGGGTGGTCCTGTCGAATGCGGTCAGCGCGCCGTACGTCACCGGCAGCACCCTGCGGGAGGCGCGCGAGGCCATCGCGGCGCTGAATCTGGAGATCGAGGTCAATCAGTTCTTCGGCGGGGAGAACGCCAGGGTGATCGGTCAGTTCCCGAACCACGGGGCCCGGTTGGCCCCCGGCGACACGATCACCGTGAACACCCTATGA